A stretch of Pleuronectes platessa chromosome 24, fPlePla1.1, whole genome shotgun sequence DNA encodes these proteins:
- the LOC128430868 gene encoding tubulin alpha-1A chain-like, whose translation MPSDKTIGGGDDSFNTFFSETGAGKHVPRAVFVDLEPTVIDEVRTGTYRQLFHPEQLITGKEDAANNYARGHYTIGKEIIDLVLDRIRKLADQCTGLQGFLIFHSFGGGTGSGFTSLLMERLSVDYGKKSKLEFAIYPAPQVSTAVVEPYNSILTTHTTLEHSDCAFMVDNEAIYDICRRNLDIERPTYTNLNRLIGQIVSSITASLRFDGALNVDLTEFQTNLVPYPRIHFPLATYAPVISAEKAYHEQLSVSEITNACFEPANQMVKCDPRHGKYMACCLLYRGDVVPKDVNSAIATIKTKRTIQFVDWCPTGFKVGINYQPPTVVPGGDLAKVQRAVCMLSNTTAIAEAWARLDHKFDLMYAKRAFVHWYVGEGMEEGEFSEAREDMAALEKDYEEVGTDTVGDEGEEEGEEY comes from the exons ATGCCCAGCGACAAGACCATCGGAGGAGGAGACGACTCCTTCAACACCTTCTTCAGTGAAACTGGAGCTGGCAAACATGTTCCAAGGGCTGTCTTTGTGGACCTGGAGCCAACTGTCATCG ATGAGGTCCGCACAGGCACCTACCGCCAGCTCTTCCATCCTGAGCAGCTGATCACTGGAAAAGAGGACGCAGCCAATAACTATGCTCGGGGTCACTACACCATCGGAAAAGAGATTATTGACCTGGTGCTGGACAGGATTCGTAAACTG GCTGACCAGTGCACAGGACTCCAGGGGTTCCTCATCTTCCACTCCTTTGGAGGAGGAACCGGCTCAGGCTTCACCTCTCTGCTGATGGAGCGTCTCTCTGTCGACTATGGCAAGAAATCGAAGCTTGAGTTTGCCATCTATCCAGCTCCTCAGGTGTCCACTGCCGTGGTGGAGCCCTACAACTCCATCCTGACCACCCACACCACCCTGGAGCATTCTGACTGCGCCTTCATGGTTGACAATGAGGCTATCTATGACATCTGCCGCAGGAACCTGGACATCGAGCGCCCCACCTACACCAACCTCAACAGGCTGATTGGACAGATCGTCTCCTCCATCACTGCCTCCCTGCGCTTTGATGGTGCCCTGAACGTCGACCTGACAGAGTTCCAGACCAACTTGGTGCCCTACCCTCGTATCCACTTTCCTCTGGCCACCTACGCCCCAGTTATCTCTGCAGAGAAGGCCTATCACGAGCAGCTCTCTGTATCAGAGATCACCAACGCCTGCTTCGAGCCAGCCAATCAGATGGTGAAATGCGACCCTCGTCATGGCAAGTACATGGCCTGCTGCCTCCTGTACCGTGGAGACGTGGTGCCCAAGGATGTCAACTCTGCCATCGCCACCATCAAGACCAAGCGCACCATCCAGTTTGTGGACTGGTGTCCCACAGGCTTCAAGGTGGGCATCAACTACCAGCCACCCACTGTGGTTCCTGGTGGAGACCTGGCCAAGGTGCAGAGGGCCGTGTGCATGCTGAGCAACACCACCGCCATCGCAGAGGCCTGGGCTCGCCTGGACCACAAGTTCGACCTCATGTACGCCAAGAGGGCCTTCGTCCACTGGTACGTCGGAGAGGgcatggaggagggagagttcTCTGAGGCCAGAGAGGACATGGCCGCCCTGGAGAAGGATTACGAAGAGGTCGGAACCGACACCGTCGGcgatgaaggagaggaagagggggaggaatattaa